In Triticum urartu cultivar G1812 chromosome 6, Tu2.1, whole genome shotgun sequence, the following proteins share a genomic window:
- the LOC125513447 gene encoding glycine-rich cell wall structural protein 1-like — protein MARSVGRVGGGGASRWWSRRQHVSADDARNVDGQIRPSCGRDKASAGGGQGDGIFRQTTLAGADGRNRRPRGRGEVSVGGGRGGGIFRQTTLAGADGRNRRPRERDEVSVGGGRGGGMFRQMTLAGVDGGISWSQEPARCQQMVVEAAASFGRRRSQVLMTGSVGRGGTARCHQGGRGSGLFRQTILVGVDGQIRCSRGRGEVSVGGGQGSGLFRQTMLAGVDGRFRRSWGRGDLSVGGGQGGGLFWQTMLAGVDGRFRRLRGHGEVSAGGGQGCGIFRQTTGAGADGRIHRSWPRGEVLVGGGRCGDIFRHMTLTGVGAR, from the coding sequence ATGGCCAGATCCGTCGGTCGCGTGGGGGGGGGAGGTGCCAGCAGGTGGTGGTCGAGGCGGCAGCATGTTTCGGCAGATGACGCTCGCAATGTTGATGGTCAGATCCGTCCGTCGTGTGGGCGCGACAAGGCGTCAGCGGGTGGTGGTCAAGGCGATGGCATCTTTCGGCAAACGACGCTCGCGGGTGCCGATGGCCGGAACCGTCGGCCGCGGGGGCGCGGCGAGGTGTCGGTGGGTGGTGGTCGAGGCGGCGGCATCTTTCGGCAGACGACGCTCGCAGGTGCCGATGGCCGGAACCGTCGGCCGCGGGAGCGCGATGAGGTGTCAGTGGGTGGTGGTAGAGGCGGCGGCATGTTTCGACAGATGACGCTCGCAGGTGTTGATGGCGGGATCAGTTGGTCGCAGGAGCCCGCCAGGTGTCAACAGATGGTGGTCGAGGCGGCGGCCTCTTTCGGCAGACGACGCTCGCAGGTGCTGATGACTGGATCCGTCGGTCGCGGGGGCACGGCGAGGTGTCACCAGGGTGGTCGAGGCAGCGGCCTCTTTCGGCAGACGATACTCGTAGGTGTTGATGGCCAGATCCGTTGTTCACGGGGGCGTGGTGAGGTGTCAGTGGGTGGTGGTCAAGGCAGCGGCCTCTTTCGGCAGACGATGCTTGCAGGTGTTGATGGCCGGTTCCGTCGGTCGTGGGGGCGTGGTGATCTGTCAGTGGGTGGTGGTCAAGGCGGCGGCCTCTTTTGGCAGACGATGCTCGCAGGTGTTGATGGACGGTTCCGTCGGTTGCGGGGGCACGGTGAGGTGTCTGCGGGTGGCGGTCAAGGCTGCGGCATCTTTAGACAGACAACGGGCGCGGGTGCTGATGGCCGGATCCATCGGTCGTGGCCGCGCGGCGAGGTGTTAGTGGGTGGTGGTCGATGCGGCGACATCTTTCGGCATATGACGCTCACAGGTGTTGGTGCACGGTGA
- the LOC125513448 gene encoding protein FAR1-RELATED SEQUENCE 6-like, with product MGFGIKHDNKYEIKKTGYKTNQDFLCSCEGRSNIGNTRSARTKCPAMVRVKRTSNDGWFFSRVVLTHNHELAEMVGVKKVWKCHDAIDSSMRYLSKHIRSNNVQVNKVFGVMADIHGRAEEVSFGKRCLKNLCASIAHEASQDDIAKMLELFATMQSQNPDFFYSVKTDIERSVWSLVVPLEEPC from the exons ATGGGTTTCGGTATTAAACACGACAACAAGTACGAGATAAAGAAAACTGGATACAAGACTAATCAGGATTTCCTCTGCTCGTGCGAG GGGCGGAGCAACATAGGAAACACCAGGTCCGCGCGGACCAAATGCCCAGCAATGGTTCGAGTGAAGAGGACATCCAATGATGGCTGGTTTTTCTCTCGAGTTGTTTTGACTCACAACCATGAGCTGGCAGAAATGGTTGGTGTGAAAAAAGTCTGGAAATGTCATGATGCAATTGATTCTTCGATGAGATATCTCAGCAAACATATTCGTTCAAACAATGTGCAAGTTAACAAGGTGTTTGGGGTCATGGCTGACATCCATGGGCGTGCTGAAGAAGTCTCATTCGGCAAGAGGTGTCTGAAAAATCTTTGCGCATCAATTGCACATGAAGCTAGCCAGGACGACATCGCCAAGATGCTTGAGCTTTTTGCAACAATGCAATCCCAGAACCCTGATTTTTTCTATTCAGTTAAGACCGACATAGAAAGGAGTGTCTGGTCTCTTGTGGTGCCACTCGAAGAGCCGTGCTGA